The genomic DNA CTTTCCCTGGCACAATCACAATATTCTGATGAGATATCAAGGCCAATAAAATGGCGGTTTGTTCTTGCTGCAACAGCTGTCGTTGTCCCGGCCCCGTTAAAGGGATCCAGAATGATATCGCCCTGAAAACTAAATAATTTCAGACACCGTTCAACAAGCTCTTCTGGAAACATAGCCGGATGATTAAAATGTTTCATCCTCCGTTCAGGTCCGATTGACCATTTTGCTACAACCCATGATTTGAACTCTTCATCAGAGATATCTGCATCCTCTGACTTTCCACTCTTTTTCAATGTCCCTTTACAAAAAATCTCGATAAATTCCCAGGTATATTTCAGATACGGGCTGCTGGGACTTTTCCAACTCCCCCATGACGTATATTTACAGTTATAATTATTCTTCTCCCAGAGGATCTCACCTTTCCAGATCATCTTCTGATTCATGAAAAATGATGAAATGAGATGATGAAGGGGAATATAATCTGAGAACAGAGGCTGGACATTTACAATGAACCGTCCCCCGTATTTCAGTACCCTGATACCCTGGGCAAAGACCCGGTAGAGTTTATCCAGGTATGCCTGCCAGTGAGCACTGTCTCCTGATGATGAGTATTCAAGACCAAAATTGTATGGAGGAGAGGTAATAATAAGATCGATGCAGTTTTCAGGGAGGCGAGAGAGGATCTCTTCACTATCACCGCAAATGATCTGATCCAGGTACTCATCCGGAAGAGGATGTGTTTGGTGAGAGAATGAATTTCCTTCAGCATAGAAAAAAGATCCCCGCTCAGACTCCTTCTCTTTTCTTCCGGTGACTTTCCGCTCATCAGCATAGCCTGCATATACCCGTTTCCGATACCGGATTCCATAACTCCCGATTGAGACTATTTTATTTAGAAGTAAAGAAAAGGGATTTTCTAACCCAGCCAGATAGTGATCATTCAGACCTGTACGCGTGATGAATTCGTTGATAGAATATTCATATTGGGTGGGATCAAGTTTCCATAACTGTGCGATAAGTGTCTGATCCCTGACATCCAGTGCGATCTCTTTGCCTGAATATTTTCTATTCAAAGAATGAAGAACTGAGAGCTCTTTTTGTAAAAGATCACGAGATAGTGGGATTTCAATGAGAACGGGGTTTTGTTTTGGGGTGATTGAATCCTTCTTCATAAAAATATGACTAAGATTTCTGTTTTATAACCATTTACGAGTACCTGATACCGACCTTTGGGTGATATCTGATATGTTTATAACTATCCATCCCAGATAATAGAACAGGGGGACCAGATTGAACATCAAAGATAATACAGGGCACAGTGTTCAGTCTGAACAGACTCTTATTTCTCTTCTCTTGAATATGCCCGGCCCTGCCTGTATCATAGATCTGACAGGAACAATTATTCTTGCGAATCAGAAATTTAAGGATATTTTAAAGATTCCTTTAGAACAAGAATCATTCTCTTTTAATATACTCACTTTTGACAGCCCCTTTCGTGACTTGAGTCAGGACATTACCGAAGTAGGAACCGGGACTTATAAATCCACACATAAAAATATACTATTTCACTCCGATGATGATCTGGTTCATTGCTATCGAATTGCCATAACATCATTTCTTGATGAGAAACAGGAAACGTTGATCTTCATATCCGGATGTGACATCACCGCTGAATATTATCTGAGTACTGAGCAAAATCGAATCAATACCCTTCATGGCCTTATCAGGGAAATAATCAGTTCACATCTTTTGGATATGCATCCTGAAGAGCAGATTCAGCAGATAATGAGTCGTGTGGGTGCGGTCATGAAGGTGCAATATTCATCGTACCTGGAAATTGATCAGATCTCACCGCCTCAATCTATCCAGGAACGGTTTCTCTGGTCTCATCGGTACGGGTTTCTAATCGGAACTGATATGGATGAACTCCGAAACGACCCGCAATTTTTATCTATTATGTCAGAGCTGAAGTCTCATCAACCGATAATTTTCAGAAAACAGCAAACAACCGGATTTATTCAAAAGTTGCTTGAAGAACGGGAGTCAGGTTCACTGGTAATGGTCCCCCTTATGAGGGATTCGTATCTCACCGGAATACTAATTTTTTGGGATGCAGCAGAAGAACGGCGGTGGATACAGGTTGAACTGACTACTTTGATGGTTCTTGCCGGGATTATCGAAACCCGGTTTTCCAGACGTCAGATCGAAGGAACACTCGCGAAAAGCGAACAGAAATTCCAAAGTCTCATCGATCAGATTGGAGATATGTATTTTATGACTGATAAATCAGGATATCTCATCAAGGTCAGTTCCTCGATGGTGAAAAACCTTGGATATCAGTCAGTAGAAAATCTGCAAGGAACATCTCTTGAAAATGTTGTCCATCCTCCTGAGTTCTGGCCGATTTTTCTTTCTGATATTATCAGTAGTGAAGGAGTGAAAGACTATGAAATTCAGCTGATTACCCGGGATCAGAAGATTATTTACTCTTCGATCAGTTGCCGTCTTATCTATGATGACGATGGGATGCTTCAGGGGATTGAAGGGGTCATACGGGATATATCCAGACGGAAGCAATACGGTGATCTACTGTCAGATATTGAATGGAAACTTGAACAGGCCCAGAGAATTGCAAGGATGGGTGTCTGGTCATATGATAATCATCTGGAACGATTCAGAGTCTCGCCTGAAGTCTTCTCTCTGCTTGGAATCCCCCCTGACCGGAATGACGTGGTCATTGATGATTTTATCTCCCGTACCTATCCGAATGATACTGATAAATTTCTTCATTATTTTCCTCTCGCTGTGAAACAGGGAATTGAATTTGATTTTGAGTTCAGAATTAGTCTGGAGGAGGAGAAATTTAAATACCTCCGGATAAAAGGGAAACCATTAATTAAGAAAGGGATCGTTCAGGGTTCTTTTGGCATATTACAGGATACAACTGAACGGAAAGACGTAGAGAATCACCTGATGAAATATGCTACCGAGCTTGAGAAGAAGACGATAGAACTGGATGAGATGCGGACCCAGCTCCTTGATATGAACCGGGATCTTGATTACCGGGTACGGAAAAGGACTGTTCAGATAGAGGATTTGTTAAAACAGAAGGATGAGTTTATCCAGATAATCGGTCATGATCTGAAGACACCACTCACACCTCTTGTTGCGATTCTTCCATACATCAGGAAAAAAGTAACTGATCCCGAATTGTGCGAACTCCTGGATAATACCATAGAGGATGTTTCTACCATCAGAAAACTGGTCACTACAATTCTTGATCTCGCACAGATGAACAGCCTTTATATGATCTCTGACATCCAGAAGATACATATCAGGGAAATGATCGATCAGATAGTGAGTGACAATGCCTATCTTATTCATCAGAAAAGTCTGAAAATTACAAACAATATTCCGGATGAGTATCAGGTATTGATGTCACCGATGCATTTTGAGACCATTTTAGGAAATCTCATCGGGAATGCAATTAAATACTCATTTATTAATGGCAATGTTACTATTGATGCAACAGATCTGGGAGATTCCGTAATGCTCTCTATCAAAGATGAAGGAATTGGAATCGAACCAGAACATATCTCAAGGGTATTTGAGGAGTTTTACCGCGCTGACAACTCCCGTCATGAGCGTGGGTCACATGGCCTTGGCCTTGCAATTGCCAAGAGGGTAGCTGAAATATATCATGGGATTATTACCGTTGAGAGTGCCGGTGCAGGAAAAGGATCCATGTTTCATCTTCACCTCAAGAAAAATCCGGATACATTTCTTAAAAAAAGAGAAGGACTGATACAGACTATTATCCAAAAACAGGGGGAAGAAAATGGCAGAGCATAAAGGAGATGTAATGATTGTGGATGACGATGCGCATGTCAGAATAGCGGTAAAGACCATCCTTTCTGATGCAGGATTTCATATCATTTCTGCAGATAGTGGAGGGCAATGTATTGATCTCTTAAAAAAAGGATTTTCAGGAGTCGTACTTCTCGATATCATGATGCCGGGGATGGATGGGTGGGATACCATCCGGGCAATTCTTGATAATAGTCTTGAGCAGGGGATCGCAATTGTAATGCTCACCGCAAAGAATGCTCCTGATGCAAAAATGATTGGTCTTCAGGAGTATGTTGTTGATTACATAACAAAGCCTTTTGATAATGAGGATCTTATTGAAAAAACCACGTTTTTTATGGGTTTTGTACGGAATCAAACCGGCAATGGAACAACTACAGAATGAAAATCATCATAATCGGTTCATCTACAGGCGGCCCGTATATACTGGAATCAATTTTCTCTGATTTTCCAGTTGTGAATGCAGCCATTGTTATCGTACAGCATCTCCCTCCGACCTTTACCCGGACTTTAGCCAACCATATCTCATCACTTATAAAAATGCCGGTTTCTGTCGCGAGTGAAGGAGAGGAACTGGCAGCGCCACATATCTACATTGCTCCTGCCGGATCCCATCTTCTGATAAAAAATAATAGAACCTTTGCCCTCAATAATAGTGAGAAACTACATGGTGTCCGCCCAGCTGTTGATTTGACCATGCTGTCAATGCAGAAAAAAACTGATGATTCTATCATGGGCATTGTACTGACCGGTATGGGACGAGATGGTGCTGATGGTATATATTTTCTGCATACATTAGGTGCGATTACCATTGCACAGGACCCGGCAACTGCACCCATTAAAAGTATGCCACAGGCGGCAATAGAGACTGGAGGAGTTGATTTTATTCTGACTCCGGAAAAAATTAAGCATGCTATCATTCAGTTTTAATACCACCCAGTTCATCTGTGACCACAAACAATTCATTAATACCTGCCAATTAATATGATAGAACTATGAAATCCAGTAGAAAAGACATGTACCTGGAACAAATATTCGGCTTTTTGATACTATGTATCTGTATGATATGTATGATATCATTCCCTGTCCTTGCTGATGAAGGAAATAGTTCAAATCAGACAAATCTTACCTCATGGAACGACACCCCGATGATTGAAGGGTTAGAATATCCAGAGGATGGATTAAAGACGGCTGAAGGTTTAGATTATGGGATCTCAGCCCAGGGATATGCTGATGTTGGTCGGGTAAGCACCGGATTTTCTGGATCTTCCCTGGAGGCACGTGGTAATAATCAGTCTTCATCGGTGGTTATGTCGTTCTCTGACAAATCATCGGTAAGTGGATTTATCAAAAACTTTATGAAGTCTTTTCATTATGAGAGTGGAACAGATCTCTAATCTCCTTCCATCGCCGTCAATTACTTATTCTTTTTTCTCATTATAATTCTGGAAAAGAAATGGAAGGAGAACAGGAGAGTTCACATACAACTTTTTCACGAAATCCACATCTGAAAAATCCTAATTTGTATTTTAACCGGGAACTCTCGTGGATTCAGTTTAACCGTCATGTTCTGGATGAAGCAAAGGATCATTCTCATCCTCTTCTCGAACGGGTGAAATTTTTATCCATTTTTGCAAATAACCTGGATGAATTTTTTATGATCCGGGTATCAGGTCTTCATCAGCAGCTACAGGAAGGAGTAACCAAGGCATCTCCTGATGGTCTCTCACCCGGAGAACAACTGGACGCCATATATCATACACTTGTTCCTCTCCTTGAAGAAGCTGTGAAAACATGGAATGATGACATAATTCCTGCCTTAAAAGAAGAAGGCATCATCATTCATACCTATGAAACCTTACATGAAGAACAAAAATATAATATTCGTAATTATTTTATTAAAGAAATCTTTCCAGTACTTACACCTCTTGCCTTTGATAAGTCACATCCCTTTCCGTTCATCTCTAATCTTGCATTAAATCTTGCCGTGATACTCAGAAAACGAGGGCATAAAGAGGATTTATTTGCACGGATCAAGATCCCAAATAAATTATTTCCCCGCCTTATCCCGGTACCGGTGGTTGGTGATGGACAAAACATTCGGGGAAGGCATGAATTCATATTCTTAGAAGAGGTTATTGCAGAAAATCTGGACCTTCTCTTCCCGGGAATGGACGTCAGGGCAGCCTATCCATTCAGAGTGACCAGGGATGCAGACATTGAGATAGAGGAAGATGAAGCAGATGACCTGCTCGTTGCAGTTCAGGAATCTATCGGACGCCGCTGGGTAGGCAGACCTGTCAGAATTGAAGTCTCTTCATGGATGGATCAATCGGTCTGTTCCATGATGGCAGAGAAGATGGCCGGATTTCCCCATATGTTCTATCGGCTGTCAGGGCCGGTTGGTATGGCTGATCTCATGTGTCTTGTAGACATTAACCGGCCGGATTTGAAAGATACTCCTTTCATCCCCTCTGTTCCGAAAAAGATAGAGAACGAACAGAACCTCTTTACAAAAATCAAGGCACGGGATTTTATTCTCTTTCATCCCTACGAGAGTTTTCAGCCGGTCATCCAGCTGGTAAACCAGGCGGCCCATGACCCTGATGTTCTCGCAATTAAGATGACCTTGTACCGTTCAGGTGCAAAATCACCAGTCATTGCGGCCCTTCTTGATGCCAGAGAAAATGGGAAGGCAGTATCGGTTGTGGTAGAACTCAAGGCACGGTTTGATGAGGAGAATAATATCGGATGGGCGAAAGCCCTGGAACATGCCGGAGTCCATGTTGTCTATGGAATTATGGGACTAAAAGTCCATGCAAAGCTGTGTCTCATTGTCAGAAGAGAACGTGAAGGAATCATTCGGTACGTCCACATGAGTTCAGGGAATTATAATGCTACAACTGCGCGAATTTACACAGATATTGGTCTTTTTACGGCTGATCCAGAGATCGCTTCGGATGTTTCAAATCTCTTTAATGCCCTGACCGGATACTCAAATTATATGGCCTATAACCATCTGATGGTCTCGCCAAAATACATCAGACGGGGAATTCTCTCTCTTATTGAACGGGAGATTCAGCGCCAGAAAGAGCATCAGGACGGCCATATCATCCTGAAATTAAATGCCCTGCAGGATGCAGAGATGATTCGGGCATTGTACCGTGCGTCACAGGCCGGTGTAAAGATTGATCTTCAGATACGGGGGATCTGCTGTCTTCGGCCAGGGATACCAGGAGTATCTGAAAATATTTCAGTATCCACTATCGTCGGACGGTTCCTGGAGCATTCAAGAATTTACTATTTCCATAATGGAGGGGATGAGATTGTCCTTATGGGGAGTGCGGACCTCATGCCACGGAATCTGAACAGGAGGATAGAGGTACTATTTCCCATCCTGGATCAGAGGATTCGAAGAGAGATAATCTCAACAATTCTCCCGGTACACCTGAATGACACCGTGAAGAAGCGGATTCTGACAAAAGATGGATCATATATCAGGGCAGTTCCTGAAGGGGAGGCTTTACATGCACAGGAATGGCTCATTGCCCACCGGGGGATCTGGAATGAACATATGGATGAAGAAAATGGCAAGCTGCATAAAAACATTGACATCTAGTTCAGGAATTGTAAGGTAATTGATGTGAACACCGGAAATGAAACAGTTCTTGGCATCGATCCAGGATTTGCCAGATGTGGATATGGCGTTGTCGGTAAGGAAAAAAATACTCCGGTTGCATATGAATGGGGATGTATTGAGACCACCCCGAAAACCGGAGATACACCGGTCAGATTACTCTCAATTTATGATTCAATAGAGAATCTTATCCGCACCTATGCCCCCGCCTGTCTTGCATGTGAAAAACTCTTCTTCTCCCGCAATACCACGACTGCGATGCAGGTCAGTGAAGCAAAAGGAGTTATCATTCTTGCTGCGGCGAAACATCAGATTCCGGTCTTTGAATATACACCAAAGCAGGTAAAACTCGCGATTACCGGATCCGGTCTGGCCGACAAGAAACAGATCCAGATGATGATTACGCGACTGCTCCGTCTTTCAGAGATACCACAGCCGGATGATGCTGCTGACGGACTGGCACTGGCACTTTGTCATGTGAACTGGATGAGGATGAGATGATAGCACGAATCAGGGGTCTGGTTATCGGATATGAAACAGGATCGGTCATTGTTGAGGCAGGGGGGATTGGTTATCGCATCCGTGTCCCGGAATCAGTCCTTACCTCTATCACAAAAGATGATGAGATTATTCTGTATACAGAACTTATCATCCGTCAGGATCTCATGCAGTTGTATGGTTTTTATACTCCTGAAGAGACAGAGATGTTCCGCCTTCTCATATCAGTATCTCACATCGGCCCACAGACCGGACTTGCAATTATAAGCAGACTATCTCTTCCTGAAATCTGTGATGCCATCTCATCCAAAAAACCAGAGATATTATCACAGGTCCAGGGACTTGGGAAGAAGGGAGCAGAACGGATCATCCTGGAGCTTCAGAAAAAGGTATCAGAACTGAAGATTCAGTATCCGCAAACACCCACTTCATCAACAAAAATCCAGGACGCCGTTCTTGCATTGTTATCTCTGGGATATAGTCGTGAGGAAGCAATGGGAGCTTTAGAGAGATCAGCACTGGATACAGAAACCGTATCCTCATCAGAACTTGTCAGGGAAGCCCTCGTATTCCTTCGGAAAAAGTGAGAAACCATGCAGACCAGATTTGTAAGCCCGGTAAACCATGATGAAGAGCAGGATGAACCCTCCGTCAGACCAGGGCTTCTGGCAGATTTTATTGGTCAGGATTCGATAAAGGATGCGCTAACGGTGGCGATTACATCCGCCAGGAAACGAAATAAGCCGCTTGATCATATCCTCTTCTCTGGACCGCCGGGTCTTGGAAAAACCACGCTTGCACACATCATCGCCCAGGAGATGAATTCACACATCGAGACGACAAGCGGTCCGGTGCTCGACAGGCCTGGAGATCTGGCAGCTCTCCTTACCCCTCTGAAGGATAGGGATTTTTTATTTATTGATGAAATTCATCGGTTGTCTCCGGTCATTGAAGAGATACTCTATCCGGCCATGGAGGATTATACAATTGACCTTCTGATCGGTGAAGGGCCTTCAGCACGGACCATACAGCTTCCCCTGGAGCGGTTTACTCTCATCGGTGCAACCACCCGTCTTGGTCTTCTCGGTTCTCCTTTCAGGGATCGGTTCGGTATCATCCTGCGGCTTGATCTGTATGATCCATCCGAACTTACGGTAATCGTCACTCGATCAGCCGGAATTCTGGGCATTCCCATCACTCCTGAAGGGGCTGCAGAGATTGCAGGACGGTCCAGAGGAACACCCCGGATTGCGAACCGACTGCTAAAAAGAGCATATGATTATGCAATCGTCAGGGGCACGGGATCAATAGACCAAAATATCGCCAATACTGCACTTTTTGCGCTTGGCGTGGATCAGAAAGGGCTTGATATCCTGGACAGAAGAATCCTCGAAGTGATTGCCAATGACTTTGACGG from Methanospirillum hungatei JF-1 includes the following:
- a CDS encoding DNA-methyltransferase; this encodes MKKDSITPKQNPVLIEIPLSRDLLQKELSVLHSLNRKYSGKEIALDVRDQTLIAQLWKLDPTQYEYSINEFITRTGLNDHYLAGLENPFSLLLNKIVSIGSYGIRYRKRVYAGYADERKVTGRKEKESERGSFFYAEGNSFSHQTHPLPDEYLDQIICGDSEEILSRLPENCIDLIITSPPYNFGLEYSSSGDSAHWQAYLDKLYRVFAQGIRVLKYGGRFIVNVQPLFSDYIPLHHLISSFFMNQKMIWKGEILWEKNNYNCKYTSWGSWKSPSSPYLKYTWEFIEIFCKGTLKKSGKSEDADISDEEFKSWVVAKWSIGPERRMKHFNHPAMFPEELVERCLKLFSFQGDIILDPFNGAGTTTAVAARTNRHFIGLDISSEYCDCARERLLQIPASSDRKKEKQKKTSEKSVLTSSFETPKRRGRPPKQRVLTEESSQHHLDRFYSDGS
- a CDS encoding ATP-binding protein, which translates into the protein MNIKDNTGHSVQSEQTLISLLLNMPGPACIIDLTGTIILANQKFKDILKIPLEQESFSFNILTFDSPFRDLSQDITEVGTGTYKSTHKNILFHSDDDLVHCYRIAITSFLDEKQETLIFISGCDITAEYYLSTEQNRINTLHGLIREIISSHLLDMHPEEQIQQIMSRVGAVMKVQYSSYLEIDQISPPQSIQERFLWSHRYGFLIGTDMDELRNDPQFLSIMSELKSHQPIIFRKQQTTGFIQKLLEERESGSLVMVPLMRDSYLTGILIFWDAAEERRWIQVELTTLMVLAGIIETRFSRRQIEGTLAKSEQKFQSLIDQIGDMYFMTDKSGYLIKVSSSMVKNLGYQSVENLQGTSLENVVHPPEFWPIFLSDIISSEGVKDYEIQLITRDQKIIYSSISCRLIYDDDGMLQGIEGVIRDISRRKQYGDLLSDIEWKLEQAQRIARMGVWSYDNHLERFRVSPEVFSLLGIPPDRNDVVIDDFISRTYPNDTDKFLHYFPLAVKQGIEFDFEFRISLEEEKFKYLRIKGKPLIKKGIVQGSFGILQDTTERKDVENHLMKYATELEKKTIELDEMRTQLLDMNRDLDYRVRKRTVQIEDLLKQKDEFIQIIGHDLKTPLTPLVAILPYIRKKVTDPELCELLDNTIEDVSTIRKLVTTILDLAQMNSLYMISDIQKIHIREMIDQIVSDNAYLIHQKSLKITNNIPDEYQVLMSPMHFETILGNLIGNAIKYSFINGNVTIDATDLGDSVMLSIKDEGIGIEPEHISRVFEEFYRADNSRHERGSHGLGLAIAKRVAEIYHGIITVESAGAGKGSMFHLHLKKNPDTFLKKREGLIQTIIQKQGEENGRA
- a CDS encoding response regulator, with amino-acid sequence MAEHKGDVMIVDDDAHVRIAVKTILSDAGFHIISADSGGQCIDLLKKGFSGVVLLDIMMPGMDGWDTIRAILDNSLEQGIAIVMLTAKNAPDAKMIGLQEYVVDYITKPFDNEDLIEKTTFFMGFVRNQTGNGTTTE
- a CDS encoding CheB methylesterase domain-containing protein, with protein sequence MKIIIIGSSTGGPYILESIFSDFPVVNAAIVIVQHLPPTFTRTLANHISSLIKMPVSVASEGEELAAPHIYIAPAGSHLLIKNNRTFALNNSEKLHGVRPAVDLTMLSMQKKTDDSIMGIVLTGMGRDGADGIYFLHTLGAITIAQDPATAPIKSMPQAAIETGGVDFILTPEKIKHAIIQF
- the ppk1 gene encoding polyphosphate kinase 1, whose amino-acid sequence is MEGEQESSHTTFSRNPHLKNPNLYFNRELSWIQFNRHVLDEAKDHSHPLLERVKFLSIFANNLDEFFMIRVSGLHQQLQEGVTKASPDGLSPGEQLDAIYHTLVPLLEEAVKTWNDDIIPALKEEGIIIHTYETLHEEQKYNIRNYFIKEIFPVLTPLAFDKSHPFPFISNLALNLAVILRKRGHKEDLFARIKIPNKLFPRLIPVPVVGDGQNIRGRHEFIFLEEVIAENLDLLFPGMDVRAAYPFRVTRDADIEIEEDEADDLLVAVQESIGRRWVGRPVRIEVSSWMDQSVCSMMAEKMAGFPHMFYRLSGPVGMADLMCLVDINRPDLKDTPFIPSVPKKIENEQNLFTKIKARDFILFHPYESFQPVIQLVNQAAHDPDVLAIKMTLYRSGAKSPVIAALLDARENGKAVSVVVELKARFDEENNIGWAKALEHAGVHVVYGIMGLKVHAKLCLIVRREREGIIRYVHMSSGNYNATTARIYTDIGLFTADPEIASDVSNLFNALTGYSNYMAYNHLMVSPKYIRRGILSLIEREIQRQKEHQDGHIILKLNALQDAEMIRALYRASQAGVKIDLQIRGICCLRPGIPGVSENISVSTIVGRFLEHSRIYYFHNGGDEIVLMGSADLMPRNLNRRIEVLFPILDQRIRREIISTILPVHLNDTVKKRILTKDGSYIRAVPEGEALHAQEWLIAHRGIWNEHMDEENGKLHKNIDI
- the ruvC gene encoding crossover junction endodeoxyribonuclease RuvC, with amino-acid sequence MNTGNETVLGIDPGFARCGYGVVGKEKNTPVAYEWGCIETTPKTGDTPVRLLSIYDSIENLIRTYAPACLACEKLFFSRNTTTAMQVSEAKGVIILAAAKHQIPVFEYTPKQVKLAITGSGLADKKQIQMMITRLLRLSEIPQPDDAADGLALALCHVNWMRMR
- the ruvA gene encoding Holliday junction branch migration protein RuvA, which translates into the protein MSCELDEDEMIARIRGLVIGYETGSVIVEAGGIGYRIRVPESVLTSITKDDEIILYTELIIRQDLMQLYGFYTPEETEMFRLLISVSHIGPQTGLAIISRLSLPEICDAISSKKPEILSQVQGLGKKGAERIILELQKKVSELKIQYPQTPTSSTKIQDAVLALLSLGYSREEAMGALERSALDTETVSSSELVREALVFLRKK
- the ruvB gene encoding Holliday junction branch migration DNA helicase RuvB, whose product is MQTRFVSPVNHDEEQDEPSVRPGLLADFIGQDSIKDALTVAITSARKRNKPLDHILFSGPPGLGKTTLAHIIAQEMNSHIETTSGPVLDRPGDLAALLTPLKDRDFLFIDEIHRLSPVIEEILYPAMEDYTIDLLIGEGPSARTIQLPLERFTLIGATTRLGLLGSPFRDRFGIILRLDLYDPSELTVIVTRSAGILGIPITPEGAAEIAGRSRGTPRIANRLLKRAYDYAIVRGTGSIDQNIANTALFALGVDQKGLDILDRRILEVIANDFDGGPVGLKTISISVGEEPRTIEDVYEPYLIRIGFLKRTPQGRMITSAARDHLGNSHTRDLTSFL